AAGTTACGGAAGGTCTAATTAACCAAGGGatcaaggtcacagtgaaaggtcatcttgcacaggaattaggtcacagtgaaaggtcatcttaaataggaattaggtcacagtgaaaggtcatcttggacaggaattaggtcacactgaaaggtcatcttaaacgggaattaggtcagtgtgaaaggtcatgttgaacaggaattaggtctcagtgaaaggtcatcttgaacaggatttatgtcacagtgaaaggtcatcttgaacaagaATTAGttcacagtaaaaggtcatcttgaacaggaattaggtcacagtgaaaggtcatcttcaacaggaattaggtcatactaaaaggtcatcttaaacaggaattaggtcacagtgaaaggtcatcttgaacaggaattagatcatagtgaaaggtcatcttgaataagaattaggtcacagtgaaaggtcatcctgaacaggaattaggtcacagtgcaaggtcctcttgaacaggaattaggtcacagtgaaaggtcatcttgaacaggaattaggtcacagtgaaaggtcatcttgaacaggaattaggtcacagtgaaaggtcatcttgaacaggaattaggtcacagtgaaaggagatCTGTACCACGAGTCAAAGTCAAAGTGGTAAGTCATCTGAACCAAAAGTATGGCGTCGCTAAATACTTCATGAAATTATTTATGCACAAGAATATATACAGCAGCGGAATGTTTCGAAAATTGATTATTCATGGAGTAGTCGCCCTTAATAAGTTTATATTTGTAATCAAAGTAGAaggtttgtcacccttaaggtgactatatttgtaaacaatgtaaggtgtttgtcacccttaaggtgactatatttgtaaacaatataaggtgtttgtcacccttaaggtgactataattgtaaacaatataaggtattTGTCGCTCTTAAggagactatatttgtaaacaatatcaggtgtttgtcgtccataagatgaatatatttgtaaacaatataaggtgtttgtctcctttaaggtgattatgtttgtaaacaatataaggaatctttcgtccataaggttgtaaacatatatgtaaacaatgtaaaTCAGAATTACTATATTAAACATGATGAATGAAGCCCTTTGCGTAATTTTGGTATTAATAAATAACCCTAAAAATTATGgtggaaaatatgaatatttaccaagacgctgcaggtgaggaaggtgaggcaggtgacggatgaggacgggcagttggtATGGTGTGAGGCGCAGGATGAGGGTCCCgagggtgtgaggcaggaggggtatGTCTGCCTCAGACAAGTAACCACGAAACTTCTCTAATTTACACTTACTGTCGGGGGCTGTCAGCCTCTCCAAACATTGTTTTGATTTATCAATATTTTCGTCTTTGCTGTATAAACTATACTGAAGATCTAAGGATATGGTTATCTTCATTTTTGCCAGCACAGACAGTGCAGACAGGCGCTGCTTTAGTTGGGATGTATTGAATATGTTTAGGTAAATGTTCTTAGGTGTCACCTTCTTAAGAACAAGCGGCAGGACAACCCACGAGTCAACACTCTCTATTTCCCACCTGTGTTCTGTACGCAGCTTCTCACACACGGCTTGGATGACGTGCTCACTCCCGCGGGACTCTGCTACATGCTTCAACAGCTCATCAGTCGAATTTTTAACCATCTTGCACAGGTCAATTATGTGAGTAATGAACTTGTGCTCTACTCTCCGGGCACACAGCACCCCGGTAGTGCTGACTAAAAAGTGCCACCATCTGGGGCGCTTCCTAAACTCTTGTTGCACGGCGCTAATATCAAACTTTGACCTTCTCAGGTGATCTCCCAAGGAGCGTTTTTCCTTACGTACAACATCCACCAAGAGGTCAATGATTATAGACCTTTCCCCTGACACACGGTGTGATGCTGGATCACCTCGGTCTTGCTCAGCCCTCAACAAGAGATCGACCAGCCCCCTGCTGGCAcaatactcctggtacctggcgtgaaaatagccaaacacccacaccacatttaggccccgacggtagctggttcttgtgaaatagttggacaagacctcctcctgcggcagtcccagagtgtcacacttctccctaatctccgcttccgtctccggccaaaggtcgtactcctgcctctggatccctcttaaaCTAATCTCTTCAAAGAACAACAGAAACTGGTCACATTTTCCTTTGGGGTCCACCACATGTTTGTCTGTGAGTCTGGACACCAGTTTACTGGTTATGAAGTCATGAATCTTCTCGTAGACTTGAGTgtttgtggtgaggttgttaaattcttctggagcctcgacacacagcagcgccaacaaggtcaaggtgagtggagtgttgaggtactcacccaggaactgactcatctgctccagctgctgggtaaacctccctgtgatgacactccgttggctctcttcctccaccagcaccttgatggttctctcggcgaacttcacgcgacgttctggagtgatgcccaagacgaggatgttgcagcgaggtctggtgtgtgggacGAGCTGTGACAGGTGTTGGTCCCACCCCGGCCGTGTGGTTATCACCAACCTCACATCCTTGCCAGGCAGGTGCAACAGCTCCTTCACCAGCCTTCCTGAATGGTCGTTGACCTCGTCGTAGCCGTCAATCAGGACTAATATATTTAAGCTCAAGATTATCTCCTTAAACAGCTGGAAGTCAACACCAGAATCACTAAGTGCTAGAGGCAGCAACTGGCGGAGGAGATCATCGAAGGTATTAAGATGTGAGTCCCTGCACTGTACATAGAAAACGAGGTCCACAGTGCCCAGGTGACGTATGGCAGCAGGGTCCTCTACCCACttctcgaggatgagcttgagtaaAGTTGTCTTGCCCATACCACCTTCCCCCGTCAGGAGGACACATTGCGGGACTCTTCCATCCTCTCGTCTCATACTCAAGATGTCTTCATAGTTTATATCCTGACCCTTGGCAGCGTGGGAGGGTCTTGTGTTATCCTGACCCTTGGCCGCATGGGAGGGTCTTGCCCCTATGACAGGATCTTCAAAGAGTCGCAGTCGTGTAAAAGCAAGACTTGGGTTGTAGTTAATGTTGAGGTGGAGCCAGGGTGCGGGAACAATCTGGTACAACAGTTTATACCCGTCAGTTAGCTCCTGCTTGCTCATCTGCTTAACCTCTTCTGTGATGTGGCTTTTGAACATCTTAATCTCCTGGCGGAGCTGAGGCAAGTACGCCACATCTGAGGGATCCAGCGGCTCTCTGACCTTCGCTAGCAGACCACCAATATACTTGGTGACAtctctggtcacgtggtccacatccTGGCTCTTTGTCCCACACCGGACGCCGGCCTCAGCCAGCATCTTAGCCAATAAGTCACTGAGCTCCGTCAGTGTTGACGTAAGATCTTGCTCTGACATTCCCACATTATCATGGGCCAACGTGTTTCGGTGTTGCTTCAGGCTGTAAATGAGgtgttcaagtgatggtccctgagGCCCTGGAGTGGTCCACGTGGGGTCATTCATCTCAGACAGACCACACACATGTTGCAGGAGTTTATACAACAGGGTGATGTCAAAAGTTGCCGCGTCAGAGGAAGCTTCGAGTTTCTTCCTCTGGTGAGCATCGAAGACACGCCTGTACTGAGCATTGGTGTACCCCAAGTCCTGAGTGAGGTAAGTCACTACTGGGAAGGTGCCCCGGTACGACCACATAAACACACTTGCTAGCGCGTCTCGTCCTGCCTTAGTCACAGCCAGTCCATACCGCAGTCTGTTCACATCTTCCGGTTGGATAACAGGACTCGAGGCCGCCATATTGGGCCGTATGATTCTCACCTCACACAACTGTTGTCAAGTTTAACACAAGCAGTAAATGTCCCACGCtggttttgttattatattatgtttaaaaacataacattgtttcccactgtcggagacgggcagcttgttaggcttgtgtaggccttcctaagccaacgacagaccttcctcaggatgcatcCCTCAACAGTTAACTAATTTCCAGGTtaatgtttactgctaggtgaacagaggtatcaggaggCTGAGCATCTCACACTGCCAGGGAATCAAACTCGGATCTAATCGGTGATGATCCGACTGCATTAACCACAATACAGTCACTTAATTGACCAAAAATATAAGTGATTtccaaataaaccaaattttacaAAATGTGTTCACATATTAATGCAATATTCGGTTCcagctttatttgttattttcaatttgttctttaactagttaatttcttctgtctttatactcttcagatttctgtcatctggaagaacaatttaacgttattaaaacaagatgttagtgttaaacattggatcagaaatacatttttgagatcactaaaacaaataaaattccaaagtctgcctcctgcattttgttatattttataaCTTAAAACTTGTCTATATTTTGACCTAACTCCTGTGATCATTGTGGTGTTGGCTTCTGGTTTAGGTAGAGTAATGGTGCTCATTTTCTCACACAGAAATATACGGTGTAGCATTTAGTAATGTTATTCTCTGCCTTTATCTTGCTCTTGTAaggacctatttagattatgcagttcagtttggtcaacatacaatatactggacataatttgacttgaacccataaagagaagaatgacaaagttgatctcaggaattagaaatctcccttattaagagAGATTAAGGAAGCTATGTTTACACATTCTTCGGAAAGTATAGTTGATATTATTGATGTTGTCAAAAGGATGAAAAGTTATATCGAAGGTAGTAATAATAAGTTGTTAACTATATCAGCACAAAATAGAACAAGAAATGATAAGTCTGTATTAATAAAAACTAAtgtctgcttctctgtctatGCGAGCTAGAAGACCCTACTCAGGGAGCTAGCCTCACCTAATTTCTAACAGTAATTCCTgctgggtatgtgcccaacaggGAATGGCATATATGTAGGGAGTACAACTTTAAAGAGTACCAAAGCTCCCCCCCTACCACGAACTTTGCTATATCATATTAATTAGGCtttgaattatttatttattttcttgcaAGGGTTCCCAGCTGAGCTTCTGTGTAGATCGCCCTCTCCCCCTCCGCTCTCTTGTGTACAATATTCACAGTATAATGTTAACAACTTACATGGAGTTTACTACAAGTAAACTTCCGTCCCCTGAGAGTCTCTTATAGGAGCAATGATGGAGGGCCGCGTAGAGGCTCATCATATAAAATGGCCTCCTAGAGGGACATAAAATGGCAACCTAGAAGCCAATAAAGGGGCAGCCTAGAAGCCCCTAAAATAGCGAGCTAGAGGAccctaaaatggccgcctagaggcccatAAAGGGGCTGCCTAGATGCTCATAAAATggacacctagaggcacataaaatgatcGCCTAGATGCTCATAAAATGGACGCCtataggtgcataaagggccgcctagaggcacataaaatggccaccTAGATgctcataaaatggccgcctagaggcacataaaatggccaccTAGATGCTCATAAAATggacgcctagaggcacataaaatgaccGCCTAGATGCTCATCAAATGGACGCCtataggtgcataaagggccgcctagaggcacataaaatggccgactagaggcacataaaatggccgcctagaggcacataatatggccgcctagaggcacataaaatggccgcctagaggcacataaaatgaccgcctagaggcgcataaaatgaccgcctagaggcgcataaaggggtctccaagaggcacataaagagccgccacGAGGAACATAATGGGTCGCTTGTAGgtaaataaaggggccgcctagaggcacataaaggggcggcctagaggtacataatgggtcgcctggaggtacataaagaggccgcctagaggcacaaaaaATTGCCACCTTAAGGTCCATGGAACGGCCGCCAACATTCACATTAAATGGACGTCTAGAAGCCCCTAAATAGCCGCCAAGAGGCCTATTAGGCGGCCGCATTAAAGCACATAAAATGGCCACCTAGACTcaaataaaatggccgcctagaggctccTAGAATAGCCCCCTAAAATCCCATAAACAAGCCGCCTAGAGacatataaaggggccgcctagggcacataaatgggccgcctagaggcacataaagggccgcctagaggcacataaatgagccgcctagaggcacataaatgggccgcctagaggcacataaagggccgcctaaaagCACATAAAtgggccgtctagaggcacataaatgggccgcctagaggcacataaagggccgcctagaggcacataaatgggccgcctagaggcacataaagggccgcctagaggtacataaaggggccgcctagaggtacataaagggctacgaagaggtacataaaggggccgcctagaggcacataaagggccgcctagaggtacataaagggccgccaagaggtacataaaggggccgtatagaggtacataaaaggctgcctagaggtacataaagggcctgcctagaggtacataaggggctgcctagaggcacataatgggccgcatagaggtacataaaggggccgcctagaggcacataaagggccgcctagaggcacataaaggggcgcctagaagtacataaaagagccgcctagaggcgcataaaggggcgcctagaggcacataaaggggcgcctagaagtacataaaagagccgcctagaggcacataaagggccgcctagaggcacataaaggggcgcctagaagtacataaaaggccgcctagaggcacataaaggagccgcctagaggtacataaaggagccgcctagaggcacataaaggggccgcctagaggcgcacaaaggggccgcctagaggcacataaagggccgcctagaggcgcataaaggcccgcctagaggcacataaagggcatcctagaggcacataaaggggccgcctagaggcacataaaggcccgcctagaggcacataaaggcccgcctagaggcgcataaaggagccgcctagaggcgtttaaaggagccgcctagaggcgcata
This window of the Procambarus clarkii isolate CNS0578487 chromosome 46, FALCON_Pclarkii_2.0, whole genome shotgun sequence genome carries:
- the LOC138350491 gene encoding uncharacterized protein, encoding MAASSPVIQPEDVNRLRYGLAVTKAGRDALASVFMWSYRGTFPVVTYLTQDLGYTNAQYRRVFDAHQRKKLEASSDAATFDITLLYKLLQHVCGLSEMNDPTWTTPGPQGPSLEHLIYSLKQHRNTLAHDNVGMSEQDLTSTLTELSDLLAKMLAEAGVRCGTKSQDVDHVTRDVTKYIGGLLAKVREPLDPSDVAYLPQLRQEIKMFKSHITEEVKQMSKQELTDGYKLLYQIVPAPWLHLNINYNPSLAFTRLRLFEDPVIGARPSHAAKGQDNTRPSHAAKGQDINYEDILSMRREDGRVPQCVLLTGEGGMGKTTLLKLILEKWVEDPAAIRHLGTVDLVFYVQCRDSHLNTFDDLLRQLLPLALSDSGVDFQLFKEIILSLNILVLIDGYDEVNDHSGRLVKELLHLPGKDVRLVITTRPGWDQHLSQLVPHTRPRCNILVLGITPERRVKFAERTIKVLVEEESQRSVITGRFTQQLEQMSQFLGEYLNTPLTLTLLALLCVEAPEEFNNLTTNTQVYEKIHDFITSKLVSRLTDKHVVDPKGKCDQFLLFFEEISLRGIQRQEYDLWPETEAEIREKCDTLGLPQEEVLSNYFTRTSYRRGLNVVWVFGYFHARYQEYCASRGLVDLLLRAEQDRGDPASHRVSGERSIIIDLLVDVVRKEKRSLGDHLRRSKFDISAVQQEFRKRPRWWHFLVSTTGVLCARRVEHKFITHIIDLCKMVKNSTDELLKHVAESRGSEHVIQAVCEKLRTEHRWEIESVDSWVVLPLVLKKVTPKNIYLNIFNTSQLKQRLSALSVLAKMKITISLDLQYSLYSKDENIDKSKQCLERLTAPDSKCKLEKFRGYLSEADIPLLPHTLGTLILRLTPYQLPVLIRHLPHLPHLQRLGIHLDATDYMIPHTLDATGYVVPDTLDATGYVDPDTLDAIGYVDPDTLDATGYVVPDTLDATGYVDPDTLDATGYVVPDTLDATGYVDPDTLDATGYVDQDTLGSLPYQGKILDLTITRDLTDDDPAIDWCCRLAAQLCPPSRGGYSLLGFYNTRLTSTY